CCATTACCTTTGCGCTGGTCGTGCTGGCACAGGTCAAGCTGGAGCATCTGTTCCTGCCCTTCTATGGCACGGTCTGTCTGGCGGGCATTGTGGCTGCCATCGTGGTGCCGCGCTTGCCCCCGCTCTGCTGGAAACGCGATCACTACATCGACGGCAGCCCACGCAATGTCGAGGAAGAGGCAATTCCGCAGGGGCACAGTGTGTGGCGTGTGGGTTACCGCCGCGCGCTGGCGCGTGCTGATCGTATCGATAACTTCCGCCTGCCACTGCGTGATGGTATGCACAATGCTATCGATATGCTGTTTGGCGTGTTGCCGGTCGTCATGGTGGTAGGCACGCTGGCTCTGATGGTCGCGGAGTACACGCCGGTATTTGAGTATCTGGGTAAACCCTTTGTGCCGCTGCTGGAGCTGCTGGGCGTCCCGGAAGCGGTGGCGGCGTCGAAGACGGTGATGGTGGGATTTGCCGACATGTTTATCCCGGCCATCCTGATTTCTGCTGTGGACAACGAAATGACGCGCTTCGTCATTGCCGCCATGTCAGTGACACAGCTGATCTATCTGTCTGAAGTCGGTGCGTTGCTGTTGGGGAGCCGTATCCCGGTCAATCTGTGGGAGCTGTTTGTTATCTTTATCCTGCGCACGCTGGTGACCCTGCCGGTCATCGCCGGGGTGGCTCATCTGCTGTTCTGAAGCAAAAGGCGGGGCATCATAGATGGGTGAGCCCCGCGCTGTCATCATCAGGTCAATACCGTCCAGTTGTCATAGCCCTCGACCCGGAAGTCATAGGCGTGGATAGCCCGCAGGGCGGCATCCTGAAAATCGGCCATCAGTTCGGAACGCTTGGCCGAGCTGGGGTAGGCCAGGACATAGCGATAGCGAATGTCGGAAATAAAGGGCCGTACCACCACGTCGTTTGGCTGCCAGATGCGCGCTGCAAAAGGCTCTACTACAGAAATGCCCAGGCCGTGCGCGACCATCGCATAGCGGGTATGCGAGGAGTGGGTCTTGATGGCGTAGCGGGTTTTGACCTTGGCCTTGTCGAGGGTGGCCTGCTCCATGTCGTAGGCGCGCGGACCGATGGGTAGCCAGCCAATCAGCGTTTCATCTTCCAGATCTTCCGGGTAAATCTTGTCTTTGCTGGCCAGTCGATGGCCGGGTGGCATGGCGCACAGCATGCCCAGATCCATCAGATGGATCTGCTCAATACCGGCGATGGGAGGAAATGCCGGACACAAGGCCAGATCCACTTTCAAATCCTGCAGCTTGAGCAAGATCTCCGAGGTGTTGCAGCTGACTACGTGGATGGTCACCTCAGGATCAGACTGCACAAATTCTTTCAGCACCATGGGCAGCAGTGACGTGGATAACACCGGTGAGCAGGCGACACTCATGCTTTCCGGCGCATGGTTACGAATATTGTTGGCTACCTGGCGCAGGCGCTCGAGGCCCAGAAAATTTTCTTCCACGGCCTTATAGAAACGCACCGCCGCATTGGTGGGTTCCAGTCGTCCCTTGGTGCGGGTGAAAAGACGAAAGCCGAGGTCGGCTTCCAGATCAGCAATCAGGCGACTGATGGCGGGCTGGGTGACATTCATCTGGCGGGCTGCACCCACAGTGGTGCCGGTCACCATCAGGCAGCGGAAAGCTTCAACTTGTCGGAACTGGATCATGAATAAGGCAGCAGCTGGTGAATGGGATGGATAATAATTGCACATCGACAGAAATAGTCTATGCATGACACCTATAGGACGTAGTGTTGCAATGGCTGTGCTATGCCGCAGATGGAGCGGATGAGGCGAGCGGGAAGGAGTGCTATGATAGCCGACCTTATCATTCAGGATGCATCTCGGTCCGGTGTGGAGTGTTTCAGGCTGCTGGAACCTTCCTCTTCTCAGCCCCATATATCTGGGACGTGAGCGATGCGCGAACCGGTCAGGTCAGGTGCGACATGACACTCAGCCTTCACCGCAACCTGTAAATGCCACTTTGCCGCTTGTGATAGCGCAGACAGACAACGGGTCCTATGTCTAAAGGTCAACTCTACATCGTCTCCGCACCCTCGGGTGCCGGTAAAACCAGCCTGGTCAAGGCTCTGCTGGAACAGGACAAAACCATTGGCGTGTCGGTGTCGCACACGACCCGTGCCCAGCGCCCCGGTGAAACCGATGGCGTGCACTATCACTTTGTCACTCAGGACGTTTTCCGTCAGATGATCGGTGAAGGTGCTTTTATTGAGCACGCAGAAGTGTTTGGCAACTTCTATGGCACCTCGGTGGCGGCAGCGGAAAAAATCCTTAACGAAGGCAAGGACGTCATTCTGGAAATCGACTGGCAGGGCGCGCAGCAAGTGCGCAGGCAGATTCCGGAATCCATCGGCATCTTTATTCTGCCACCCCGGAAAGAAGCGTTACTGGAGCGACTGAACAGCCGTGGCCAGGACGATGATGCGGTTATTGCCGGACGCATGGCCAAGGCTGTCAGCGAAATGTCGCATTATCCCGAATATGACTATGTCATTTTCAATGACGACTTCACCTTCGCTGTCGCCGAGCTGGCTTCGGTATTTCGGGCCGAGCGCTGCAAACTGCAGCGTCAGCAACAGGTTAACGCACGTTTGCTGGCTGAATTGCTGTCCGAAGTTTGAGCAGTAGAGCTTGTTTCGGGGGCGCGGCTCACATAGAATTGCGCCTCTTGCCTGTCTGGCAGGTTTGGTTATTTTTTATACAGTTTCGTCTTATCATCGCTGAAGGGTAGACAGAAAACTATGGCACGTGTGACTGTCGAAGATTGTCTGGAAAACGTAGAAAACCGCTTTGAACTGGTCATGGTTGCATCCAAGCGTGCACGCCAGCTGGCCACCGGCGGCAGAGAGCCCAAGGTAGCCTGGGAAAACGACAAGGCGACCGTGGTCGCACTGCGTGAAATTGCACAGGGCAGTGTGACGCGCACCACGCTGGAAGCCGAAGAGGAAGACTTCTAAGCAGGACCGGGGATTCTCCATGTCGACCATCAATGCACTGGCTGAGCGACTAAGCGACCACCTGACCCCTGACGAAGTCAACAAGGTCAAGCGGGCGTATTTTTACGCAGAGCAGGCGCATGATGGTCAGTCCCGCAAGTCGGGAGAACCCTACATCATCCATCCTCTGGCGGTGGCCGGTATTCTGGCCAACATGGGGATGGACTCTCAAAGTCTGATGGCGGCCATGTTGCATGACGTCATTGAAGACACCGGCATTCCCAAGAATGCCTTGCGTCATCAGTTCGGCGACACGGTATCGGAGCTGGTCGACGGGGTCAGCAAGCTCAACAAGATGGAGTTTGCCACCAAGGCCGAGGCCCAGGCCGAAAACTTCCAGAAGATGGTACTGGCGATGTCAGCGGATATCCGCGTGATCCTCGTCAAACTATCAGACCGTCTGCATAACATGCGTACCATCGGTGCCATGTCTGCCCCCTCGCAACGTCGTATCGCCAAGGAAACATTGGATATCTACGCTCCTATTGCCGGGCGTCTGGGTATGCATCTGGTGCGTACTGAACTGGAAGATCTGGCTTTTGCGGCCTACTATCCCATGCGTTCCCGACGTTTGTCGGCTGCCGTGGCGCAGTTTCGCGAATCACGGCGGGAGCAGCTGGAAGAGGTTCAGAGTGTCATTGAGGAGCGCTTGTCGGCACAAGACGTTAATCATCGCATGACCTGGCGCCAGCGCCATCTGAACAGCATCTACAAGAAAATGCTGCACGAGCGCAAAGGCCTGAAGACGATCATGGCAACTCAGGTCATCAACGTGGTGACTGATTCGGTAGAAAACTGCTACCGCATTCTCGGCCTGCTGCATGGGCTGTATAAACCCGTACCGGGCACCTTTTCCGATTACATCGCTATTCCCAAGGCTAACGGCTACCAGTCTCTGCATACTACGCTGTTCACTGGCAAGGGCTTCCAGCTCGAGGTACTGATCCGTACCGAAGAAATGGAGATGGTGGCCAATCTGGGTATCGCCTGCCAGTGGGGCAGTAACAGCCAGTTGAGTGACCGTGTACAGGGCTCGCAGCGCCGGGCGCAGCGTTGGGTGGCCGGGCTGCTGGAAATGCAGCAGCGTGCTGGCAGCTCTCTGGAGTTTATCGAGCACGTGAAGGAAGACCTGTTTCCTGATGAGGTCTATGTCTTCACCCCCAAAGGCAAGATCATGGAACTACCCCGTGGCGCGACGCCGGTGGATTTTGCCTATGCGGTACACACTCATGTGGGTAACACCTGTGTGGGTTGCTATGTTGATGGGCATCTGGCGCCACTGAGCAGCCCGTTACAGAGTGGTCAGACCGTGGAAGTAATCACCAAGGACAGTTCTCATCCCAACATGGCGTGGCTGAGCTTTGTGGTGACTGGCAAGGCGCGCAGCAGCATTCGTCACTTCCTGAAAACGGCCGAGCGCAGTGAATCCATTGAGCTGGGACGACGTTTGCTGACTCAGGCTGCCGCCAGTGATGGCTATACCCTGGAGCAGATCAGCGAAGGGGCGCTGAATGAGCTATTGCAGGAAACCGAGCTATCGGGCCTGGATGATGTGCTGGAAGAAATTGGTCTTGGTAAGCGTGTGCCGCAGGTTGTGGCTCATCGTTTGCAGCCACGGGCGGAAGATGCCCTAGGCGTGGCTCAGCGTGGCCGCGAAGGGGCTAGCCAGTCACTGGTGATCAATGGTTCTGAAGGTATGCTGGTGAAGTTTGCCCGCTGTTGTTATCCCCTGCCCGGTGACCCTATTCTCGGGCATTTTGCCGGTGGCAGCCTGATGGTGCATCACTCTCTGTGCAAGAACACGCTGGAGTGGCGCAAAAATCCGGAAAAGACCCTGACCTTGACCTGGGGCGAGCATATACAGCGTGAGTTCCTGGCGCCGCTGCGCATTCAGGCAGTGGCTCATCGTGAGCTGTTACCCATGCTGGCCGCTGAGGCGAGTCTGGCTGATGCTGTGGTGACGCGTATGGATATGGATCAGCAGGATGATTCCGTCAGCATGGTGGAAATGCATCTGCTGGTAAAAAATCGTGTACATCTGGCGCGAGTGCTTAAGCGTTTGCGCCATCTCAAACAGGTACAGCGTCTGCAGCGTGTGTTGGCCAGCGTAACGGCTGCAGCCTGATTCACGATCACTCTCTCGGCTGTATTCCCTGCCTTTCACTCAGGTAAGCACATGATGTCAGTAATAGAGGCTGGCTCTTCGGGTTTTGTATCGACAAGTATTTTGTAACTGAAGGTACAAACTGATTACCCAACAAGGCAATCTGTATTGTTACTGATTGTAGTGTGGGGATGTGAGAAGAAAAATAAAAAGCGGGGTAAAAGTAAGAGCAGGTCGAGGAAAGGACACTCCTTGTCTATCCTCGTACCCATCCATGTTCATCCTTGACGTCGTATCCTACGGGCCTCCTGGCCAACTTCCGGCTTTCCTTAACGTCCCTGAACATCATCCTGATGTTTGGCATCCTGCCTTCGTCCTTGTGCTGCCTATTCTGCCATCTTTTTCAAAAAAGGGAATAGGAATTTTTCTGAATTTTAACTTTTGTAAGTTATTGCACATTTTTGTGTGCTTATAGTAGTGATAAATACCCCTCCCGATAGTCGGGATAGTGAAAAGCATAGCCCGTTTCGATTAAACGCGTGTTACAACAACGTTTACTTCCCCCGCGAGAGCGTAATGCAACTGTTTCCATTACACACACTTGCAGTTGTGTCGCTAACCACTGGCACACTTCATGAAGCGGTGCAGGGGTGGAGTCGGTGAGCAGATAACAGTCGGCCAGCGCTTTTCCCTGTTTACAAACTTGCAACATATGTACCATGGCAGCCACGGCATCATCCTGATGAATACGATTGGAATAGTAGGGTGGTTCAGCAGGATGGCAGATGCCCTGGCGTACCTGCTCCAGCAGATGATTGCGCCCGGCCCCGTAAATGCCGCTCAGACGCAGAATGGTGGCTGGAAAGGTGCTTTGGCGGGCAATCGCCTCGGCTTCCAGCAGGATATGACCGCTGAAGCTGCCGGGATGTGTCGGACTGTTTTCATCTACCCATTCGCCCTGATCCTGGCCGTAAACGCTGGTACTGGAAATAAAGAACAGGCGCTGAGGTGACCGGGGTAAGGCTGTCAGCAGGTGTTGCAGTGCCTGCACATAAACAGTGCGATAGCCAGCTTCAGTCCGCTCCGTCGGTGCCAGCATGTAAAACACAAAGTCGGTAGCGGGTAATGTAGCTGTCAGCGGCTGGCTCAGGTCGTGATAATGCAGGGTCACTCCCGGCAACTCACGTGGGCTGCGACAGAGGGCATGCACCTCATAGCCCTGATGGGCCAGTGTCAGTGCCAGTGGGCTGCCGAGTTTACCGCAGCCAGCGATCAGAACGGATGTAGGCATTTGCATTAACTGGATATATCCACAGCTTTTCGGTATTGGCTATAATGGCAGCCGGATCATCCGGCAACAAGGTGGATGTCGATCCTTCTCAAAGACGCTCTCGATGCGGTGATACCCATCACCGCTCAATGACTGCCGTCTATGAGGAGTAACAGCGATAAGTTGAAGTAGCTCAGGAACAGGCCCAGATGACACTTACAGAACTCAAGTACATAGTCACCCTCGCACAGGAACAGCACTTTGGTCGGGCCGCAGAGCGCTGTTTCGTCAGTCAGCCTACGCTCAGCGTGGCCGTCAAGAAACTCGAGGATGAGCTGGGTATTGCCTTGTTCGAGCGC
This Pokkaliibacter sp. MBI-7 DNA region includes the following protein-coding sequences:
- the rpoZ gene encoding DNA-directed RNA polymerase subunit omega codes for the protein MARVTVEDCLENVENRFELVMVASKRARQLATGGREPKVAWENDKATVVALREIAQGSVTRTTLEAEEEDF
- a CDS encoding YjiH family protein produces the protein MDSLLTAQNQGLQRSLSRNALVFLLPSLVGILLFMVPVNYQGSITISVAVLAKSLLAALKEVMPELLTTVIVASASGTLLTKVLRPQWLQRYTFIYGLLSPNWIWTLIRLCGAVIALMLYSGHGPQAVLSGNTGQLVFGDLMPVLFSVFIFAGLLLPLLLDFGLLELVGTLMTRVMRPVFQLPGRSAVDCFASWLGDGSVGILLTSKQYEGRFYTEREAAVIGTTFSAVSITFALVVLAQVKLEHLFLPFYGTVCLAGIVAAIVVPRLPPLCWKRDHYIDGSPRNVEEEAIPQGHSVWRVGYRRALARADRIDNFRLPLRDGMHNAIDMLFGVLPVVMVVGTLALMVAEYTPVFEYLGKPFVPLLELLGVPEAVAASKTVMVGFADMFIPAILISAVDNEMTRFVIAAMSVTQLIYLSEVGALLLGSRIPVNLWELFVIFILRTLVTLPVIAGVAHLLF
- a CDS encoding SDR family oxidoreductase, whose translation is MPTSVLIAGCGKLGSPLALTLAHQGYEVHALCRSPRELPGVTLHYHDLSQPLTATLPATDFVFYMLAPTERTEAGYRTVYVQALQHLLTALPRSPQRLFFISSTSVYGQDQGEWVDENSPTHPGSFSGHILLEAEAIARQSTFPATILRLSGIYGAGRNHLLEQVRQGICHPAEPPYYSNRIHQDDAVAAMVHMLQVCKQGKALADCYLLTDSTPAPLHEVCQWLATQLQVCVMETVALRSRGGSKRCCNTRLIETGYAFHYPDYREGYLSLL
- the gmk gene encoding guanylate kinase, with translation MSKGQLYIVSAPSGAGKTSLVKALLEQDKTIGVSVSHTTRAQRPGETDGVHYHFVTQDVFRQMIGEGAFIEHAEVFGNFYGTSVAAAEKILNEGKDVILEIDWQGAQQVRRQIPESIGIFILPPRKEALLERLNSRGQDDDAVIAGRMAKAVSEMSHYPEYDYVIFNDDFTFAVAELASVFRAERCKLQRQQQVNARLLAELLSEV
- a CDS encoding bifunctional (p)ppGpp synthetase/guanosine-3',5'-bis(diphosphate) 3'-pyrophosphohydrolase; this translates as MSTINALAERLSDHLTPDEVNKVKRAYFYAEQAHDGQSRKSGEPYIIHPLAVAGILANMGMDSQSLMAAMLHDVIEDTGIPKNALRHQFGDTVSELVDGVSKLNKMEFATKAEAQAENFQKMVLAMSADIRVILVKLSDRLHNMRTIGAMSAPSQRRIAKETLDIYAPIAGRLGMHLVRTELEDLAFAAYYPMRSRRLSAAVAQFRESRREQLEEVQSVIEERLSAQDVNHRMTWRQRHLNSIYKKMLHERKGLKTIMATQVINVVTDSVENCYRILGLLHGLYKPVPGTFSDYIAIPKANGYQSLHTTLFTGKGFQLEVLIRTEEMEMVANLGIACQWGSNSQLSDRVQGSQRRAQRWVAGLLEMQQRAGSSLEFIEHVKEDLFPDEVYVFTPKGKIMELPRGATPVDFAYAVHTHVGNTCVGCYVDGHLAPLSSPLQSGQTVEVITKDSSHPNMAWLSFVVTGKARSSIRHFLKTAERSESIELGRRLLTQAAASDGYTLEQISEGALNELLQETELSGLDDVLEEIGLGKRVPQVVAHRLQPRAEDALGVAQRGREGASQSLVINGSEGMLVKFARCCYPLPGDPILGHFAGGSLMVHHSLCKNTLEWRKNPEKTLTLTWGEHIQREFLAPLRIQAVAHRELLPMLAAEASLADAVVTRMDMDQQDDSVSMVEMHLLVKNRVHLARVLKRLRHLKQVQRLQRVLASVTAAA
- a CDS encoding LysR substrate-binding domain-containing protein; this translates as MIQFRQVEAFRCLMVTGTTVGAARQMNVTQPAISRLIADLEADLGFRLFTRTKGRLEPTNAAVRFYKAVEENFLGLERLRQVANNIRNHAPESMSVACSPVLSTSLLPMVLKEFVQSDPEVTIHVVSCNTSEILLKLQDLKVDLALCPAFPPIAGIEQIHLMDLGMLCAMPPGHRLASKDKIYPEDLEDETLIGWLPIGPRAYDMEQATLDKAKVKTRYAIKTHSSHTRYAMVAHGLGISVVEPFAARIWQPNDVVVRPFISDIRYRYVLAYPSSAKRSELMADFQDAALRAIHAYDFRVEGYDNWTVLT